Part of the Leptolyngbya sp. BL0902 genome, GTAAGGTGATCAAGCTGTTGTTGGGCCGTCAACTCACGAACTTGGCGCTCTAGCTGAGCGACCCGCAACTCATCGAGGTGTTGCAGTTTGGTTTCAGCAGCCACGTAGGCTTCATAATGTCCCTGGGCAAGGGCTTGCTGCCGTTCAGCCCTAAGCGCATTAAGGATAGGCTGTAGGTCTGCCCCTGAGTCTGTTGTTGCCTCCAGTTGCGGTATGGATGGAGACTCATAGGCGTCTGTAAGCGCTTCTAGGGCGGTCGTGAGCATTTCCTCTTGAGCCTGGGCGGCGTGCAATGTTGAAACCCCGGCAGCGTAGAGGGTTTGCTTTAACTCATCCATATCTTTTTGTCGTTCGCTGCGTCGTCTCATTGCTCAATTCCCGTGTAGTCTTGCTCAATTTTCTCTAGAATTTGCCGCAGTTGTTCAGGGAGTTGTGCCCGTTGCTCGAAGCTAACGTCTTGATAAGCGCGGGCAATTTCGGTCATGTCTTGGTCATACTCAGCTTCAACCGCATGGATTTTCTGATAGGCTTTTCCGAGTTGTTCGGTTGTGGTTTTAAGGTTTTGCATCGCTGTTTTATAGCGATCCATTAATTGATTGACCTGTTGTAGGACGCGGTTATGCTGCCTGACAATATTGCCTAGGCGACCACGCATAGAATTGCGGGATTGAATGGCCGTCTTTAACCGCTGCAAAAGCTGCTGATTGTGATGGTGTTGTTCCTTAAGTTTTAAGCTGGCTTCCTCAAAGGCTTGCTTCTGCCTTGTTATCTCTTCATCGGCCTGCGTAAGTTGTAGATGGACTTGCTCAACAGCCTGCTTTTGCCTTTCTATTTCCTCATCGGCCTGGAGCAGTTCATGCTTTTTATTTTTGATTTCCTCGTCGGCCTGGATTAGATCTTTGAAAAGATCATCAACCTGTTTCCGGCGAGATTCTAACTCTTCTGCCTGCCTAGCCCAGTTATGATATTGAATCTGAGGGGGCTGAGCTTGATTTTTGTTGCGGTTGAGGTTTTTCATCGCCAAACTACGAATGTTTTCTTGAAGTCAACAACGACCAACGACCGTAACCAGCGCCACAGGGCTGCAAATCATAATGTTGCTAGCCTCAAGATGCCCAGCAACTGCAAAGAACAACCCACTCAATTGATCTAGGAGGCTTTCAAACAGCGGATCTTTAAGCTGGGATATTGTCTTCCCACTTGCGGGGGGGGCTGGCGCGGCGAATGTTGCGCCAAATTTGCGTGGCGGCTAGGGTGCCATCGGCTACGGCAATGGAAACTTGGTTGAGGCCCTGCTTGAGGTCGCCCAGGGCAAAGATGCGTTCGTGGCTGGTTTGGGCCATGGTGTTGGTGACGAGGTTTTCGCCGTCCCATTCCAGTCCCTGGATGTCTTTGAGGTAGTGGTTGTGGTAAATCGACCCCATGCTGACTAGGCCCGTGGTGGCTTCGACGAGGGTGCCATCAGCCAGCTCTACGCCGCTGAGGTGGTGCTTATGGCCGTGGAAGCGCACAATGGGCGATTCGTGGAGGGGATAGCCATGCTCTGCCAGTTTTTGCTTCATGGCGTCGCTGACCTCAAACAGGCCGTGGGTGAGCACGGAGATGTAGGGCGTAAACCAGTTCATCACGAAGGCGGCGTTAATTTGGCCTTCCGATCCAGCAATCAGCACCGCCTTTTGGTCGCGCATGTCGTGGCCATCGCAGATCATGCAAACGTGGAGGGTATATCCGGCGAAGTCGTAGACGTTCTGCATGTCATCGAGTTTGGGCAGCACGTCAATCACCCCAGAGGCGGCGATTAGGTAGCGGGTGCGGAACACAGGATAAGTGCTGTCTTTTTTGCCCACCTTCACTTTTACAGCAAGGGTGTCGCCCTCGTCGGCAACAGCTTCCACAAACCCGCGCAGGTAGTCGGCTCCCCAGTCTACCGCCTGCTTCATGCCGTGGTTGAGAATGTCGCGACCGGGGGTGGTGGGGTCAAAACCGACGAAATTACGCAATTCCTGCATCCACACCGAGCGCCCTTTGCCCTTCTCAATCACCAGGCAACTGAGGCCATAGCGGGCCAGATAAATAGCCGCCGACAACCCACCCATGCCACCGCCCACCACAATGGCGTCATAGACGTGATCGAGGCGGGTCTCAAGGTTTTTGCTGGAAAGTTTCATGGCGACTGGCTAAGGAAGGGCGACAAGGTTAGATAGGCTGCAATGGAACACAAGCCCCCACCTAGGATATCGCACGGCCTTGGGGGATTTCTAGGCCAAATCCTACCCACCCTAGCTCCTCCATCTCGCTGCCGAGGCTTTTCTCTGGGCTTAGGGCCTCCTACTAGTTCATGGGCGTTAAATCCCCTTTGCCTAGGGTCAATCGCAGGGCAGAGAGGGCCAAAATAGCCAGGAATAGAGCGAGGCCAATGGTGCAGGCGTAGCTGATTTCCAGCTTTTCAAAGGCTTGCTCGTAGATGTAGTAGACCATAGTTTTAGAGCTATTGCGGGGGCCGCCCTGGGTCATGATGAAGACCTCCTCGAAGACCTTGGTGGCGGCAATGGCGGAAATAATCGCCACCAGCCACAGGTAGGGCCGCATTAGGGGCAGGGTGATATCCCAGTGGCGTCGCCAGCCGTCGGAGCCGTCGATGGCAGCGGCTTCGTAAAGATCCTGGGGGATGCTTTGTAGCCCCGCCAAATAAATCACCATATAGTAGCCCAGGCCCTTCCAGATGGTGACAAGCATCACGCTCCACAGCGCCAGGTGGGGGCTGGTGAGCCACGGAATGCCACGGGAAATTAGCCCTGTGGCCGTCAATACCTGGTTAAACAGGCCATTTTCGGCATAGAGCCACCGCCAAGCGATGCCCGCCACCACCATCGACACCACCACCGGAGAATAATAGGCCACCCGCAGCCAGTGGATGCCCCGCAGTTGGCGGTTCACCAAAATCGCTAGCCCCAACGGCGCAAAGGTGAGTACGGGCACTACCCCCAGCAGGTAGACCAGGCTATTCCGCACCGTTTGCCAAAATACCTGATCGGCCATCAGCCGTTTGAGGTTGGCCAACCCTACCCACGTGGGCGGTGCCGTGAGATCCAGCCCAAAGCTAGTGAAGCTGAGGTAAAAGGCTTGCAGCGCAGGCCAAAAAACGGAAATCGTCAGGGCCACTAGGGCGGGTAGCAAAAACAGGTAGGGCACCGCCGCCTGGGGAATTTGGGCGGGGAGGCGCTCCAGACGGTAAAGATTGCGATGGGGGGGAGAAGTCATGGCAGGGAGGTAGGGCTTGACCCCAATGAAAGATGTGGGGCACAGTCTTCGACATCGTCATCATCATACTCATACCTATCGCCCCCAGGGCACAAGGATAACGGTGATGGGTAGCAGCTCAAACCGTGTTGAGATGGCCACCGATTCACCCTCAAGATAGGCTATTTCTGGCAGGCAGAGGGCTGGAGTCTCTATCTCTGAAACATCGGCTTCTAAAAAGTTGTGGACAACCCGAAAGGGCGGTGGCAGAGAGGATTTCTACAGTATTTTTCTGGGGTTTCTTGGCCTTTTCAGAAGGCTTGATTTGATTCGTGCTCCGCAAAGCGACCGGAAGTTCTGGCGTACTGTACACTAGGGAAAGTGGTGCTTTTGTATCCATGATCCCCAAGCAAATTACGCTGAAAAACTTTCTTAGCTACCGTGAGGCTAGCCTAGACTTTAGTGGGCTGCATGTGGTTTGCATTGCAGGACAAAATGGTGCCGGGAAGTCGTCGCTTTTAGAGGCCATTGGCTGGGCATTATGGGGCCAAAGCCGGGTAGCCAGCGATGATGACGTCATTCACCAAGGGGCGATGGAGGCTAGGGTAGCCTTTGTGTTTCAGCAGGGGGATCACCAGTATCGGGTGATGCGGAGCCGCCACCGCCAGCAGGGGGCCACCCTAGAATTTCAGGTACAGACGGATCAGGGCTATCGATCCTTAACCCAACGCAGCATTCGCGCCACCCAGCAGCTTATTGGCCATCACCTAAAGCTGGACTATGACACCTTTATCAACAGTGCTTACCTGCGCCAGGGCGGGGCTGACGACCTGATGATGAAGCGCCCCAGCGAACGGAAGGCGGTGCTGGCACGGTTGCTCAAGCTTGACCGCTATGATGTGCTGGCGGAACGGGCGCGGGAACAGGCCCGTCAAGCCAAGGCCGAGGTGGATCTCCGTCGTCAGGCCCTGGCGGGGTTCACGGCGACCCTGGCCGATTATGAAACCACCCTGGCCTCCCAGACCCAGCTTGAGGCCGATTTGCAGGCCCTGGATCGCGATCTGGCGGATACCCAGGCCCACATCCAGCACCATCAAACCCAGGCCCAGGCCCACCAGGATCGGCAGCAACAGCAGCAGATCTACAGACAGCAGCGCGATCATCTCCTGGCCCTTCAGCAACAAACCCAATCGGCTTTGGCCCAAGCGGAGGCAGACGCCCACCGCTGCCAGAGCACCATCGCCGAGGCAGCGGTGATCCTAGCAGGGGTTGAGGCCTTGGCGGCCCTAGAGGCCGAGGAACACGCCCTAGGCCAGCGGCTCCAGGAGGCCCAAACCTGGCAGCAACAGCTGGAGCAGGTGACGGCGGACTATCAGGCCCAAGCCCAGGCTCTCCAAACTCGGCAGCAAAAGATCCAAAGCCAGTTAGAGGCGGTACTGGCCCAGCGGCAAGAACTCGCAGACACCCTCAACCAAACCGAGAACGTGAAGGCAGCCTGTGATCAGTTGGCGGTGGCCAAAGCGCGGCTTAAACATCTGGATGCCTTACAGCTTCAGGTGGGGCCGCTACGCCAGCGGCAGCAGCAGCTTCAAGCCCAGCTTCAGCGCCAAGAAACCCGGCTACAAACCCGCCTAGAAGAAGCCCAATCGGCCCTCGACCAGGGGCATCAGGCCCAGGCCCAACAGCCACCCCTGGAGGTCTCAGCCCAGGCGGTGGAGCAAACCCTCAGCTACCTAGAGCAGCGCCAGGTCTATCAAGATCAGGTGCGCGATAAGGGGCTAGAGCGACGGAGTTTTGTGGCCATGCTCCAGGCTAAGCAGCGAGACTGCGAAACCCAGATGGCCGAGATTGCCCAAAAGCTGTCGATGCTGGGCCAGCCCGATGCCCTGTGTCCGCTGTGTGATCGCCCCCTGGACGGCCCCCATCGATCCCTCGTCACCGACCGCCAGCGCCATCAGCAGCAAGACTTGCAGGATCAAATTTGGGTCATTCGCGAACAGTTGGCGGCCTCCGAGCGAGAAATTCAGGTATTACGGCAGGAATATCGGGCGGTAGAGGCTGAACTGGCGCTTTATGGCCCAGTGTTCCATCGTCAGGGCCAAATTGATGCCCAGCGAGCTTCACAGATTTCCACCCAGCAGCGTCTCCGGGAGCTGGAAACGGAGTGTGTCCAGCTTCGGCAATCCCTTCAGGAGCGCACCTTCGCGCCCGATCTCCAGGCCGAACTAGGCCAGATCGAACATACCCTTCATCAGCTTGCCTACGACGACCGCGACCATGCCCTGGCACGAGGGCAAGTTAATCGCCTGCGGTGGGCCGATCTCAAGCAGCATGATCTCACCCAGGCCCAGCAGCGCCAGCGACGGCTGCGGGAACAACAGCGCCAACTAGAGCAGGCACTCGTAGACATTGATAGCCAGCAGGCGGAACTAGACCAGGGGGCCATGGCGGAGGAAATCCAGGTGCTCCAGGCAAGGCTGCAACCCCTCAAGGCGGATCTAGCCCGCTACCATGGGGTGCGGCAGGCGCTTGGGGAGGCCCAGGGGTGGCACCGTCGGCAGCAAGACTTGGCACAGGCTCGGCAGCAATGGCCCCTCATAGAGCAGCGCTGTGCAGAGTTGCGCCGTCAGCAGCACGATCAGCAGCAGACTCTCGCCCAGATTACCGCCCAAATCGAGCAGGGCCAGCCCCCTACGCCTGCCCATGATTCGACCGATCTAGATCGGCTCACCCAGCGGTTGGCCACCCTACAGCAAAAACGGGATTACCTGCTGGCCCAGGTGGGAGCCCTCGCCCAGGTACAGCACCACCAGGCTGCCCTGCAAGCTCAGATCGATCAGCAGCAGCAGGACTTAGCCCTGGCCCAGCAGCGTCAGCAAGTTTACCAGGAATTGGCCCTAGCCTTTGGGCGCAAAGGCATTCAGGCCGCCATCATCGAAAATCTGCTGCCCCAACTGGAGGCGGAGGCCAATCACCTGCTGGGGCGGCTGAGTCATCACCAGCTCCATCTGCGCTTTGTAACCCAGCGAGCCAGTAAGGGGCGTCATGGGAAGCGGATCGAGACCCTCGATATCCTGATTGCCGATGCCCAAGGCACCCGCCCCTACGAAACCTACTCCGGCGGCGAAGCCTTTCGGATTAACTTTGCCCTGCGGCTGGCCCTCGCCCGCATTTTGGCCCAGCGGTCGGGGTTGGCCCTACAACTGCTCATTATTGACGAGGGCTTTGGCAGCCAAGATCCCCAGGGCTGCGATCAGCTCATTGCGGCTATCAATGTCATCGCCGCTGACTTTGCCTGTATCCTCGCCGTCACCCACATCCCCCACCTGCGCGAAGCCTTCCCCACCCGCCTGGACATCACTAAAACCGTCCAGGGTTCGCAAATTGCCCTGTCCGTTTAGGGCTCAGGGCCAGTGTGACCTCCTTAGGGCAACCCGACGGCCACCCTCAACGCGCTAGCATACGACTAGTTCGTCGCTCCCTGCTGCGCCTATGCCAACCTGCCCCCGCTGTCAGTCTGCCCTAGACGCTGCGATGGTTCACTGTCCTCGCTGTCAGCTTGTGCTCAAGGCCCATGGACATCCTGGCATTCCCCTCCACCGGGCGCTGGATGGCGAACCCCTCTGCGCGACCTGTCGCTACCACGCTGACGATAGCTGCAATTTTCCCCAGCGCCCCCAGGCCCAAACCTGCACCCTCTACCGCCCTCCCATTCAAGAAACAGAGGAGCATCGATTCCCCCCTCGGCGGGGCTTCCTCGGTCAACGGTGGCGGCAATACCAAGGGCTGGGGGCAGTGCTGGCCTTGCTGTTGATCAGCCTTGTGGTGGTTCTGCTGCAAGGCTAGGGAAATTAGGGCAATTTCGATCCCAAAACACCCTGGTAATGGCGGTACTCTGGTTGAAGCAACAAATCGACACAAACCAGCATGGCTACCATTAACGATAACTACCTCAAGCTCAAAGCGGGCTACCTGTTTCCAGAAATTGCCCGTCGGGTCAATGCCTTCGTGGAGGCTAACCCCGATGCGCCGATCATCAAATTAGGCATTGGCGATGTCACCGAACCCCTACCGGAAGCCTGCCGCAACGCTATGATCCAGGCGGTGCAGGATATGGGAGATCGCGGTTCCTTCAAGGGCTATGGCCCCGAACAGGGCTACGGCTGGCTGCGGGAGAAAATTGCCCAGCACGACTTCCAAGCTCGGGGCTGCGACATTGACGCCTCGGAAATCTTCATCTCCGATGGCTCGAAGTGCGACTGCGGCAACATTCTCGATATCTTTGGCGACAACAACTCCATCGCCGTCACCGACCCGGTCTACCCCGTCTATGTAGACACCAACGTGATGGCGGGCCACACGGGCGAAGTGAACGACAAGGGCGAATACGAAGGGCTGGTCTATCTGCCGATTAGCGCCGAAAACAACTTCACGGCCAGCATCCCCAGCGAAAAAGTAGACCTGATCTACCTCTGCTTCCCCAACAACCCCACCGGGGCCGTGGCCACCAAGGAACACCTGCAAGCCTGGGTGAACTACGCCCGCGCCCACGGCTCCATCATCCTGTTTGATGCCGCCTACGAAGCCTTCATCACCGACCCTACCATCCCCCACTCCATCTACGAAATTGAGGGAGCGCGGGAGTGTGCCATCGAGTTCCGCTCCTTCTCGAAGAATGCCGGATTTACCGGGACTCGCTGCGCCCTGACCGTGGTGCCCAAGGCCCTGAAAGGCAAAGCCGCTGACGGCAGCGAGGTGGAACTGCATGGGCTGTGGAATCGCCGCCAGTCTACCAAGTTCAACGGCGTGTCCTACCTTGTGCAGCGGGGGGCCGAGGCAGTTTATTCCCCCGAAGGCCAAGCCCAAACCAAGGCGCTGATTGACTTCTACATGGAAAACGCCCGCATCATCCGCGAGCAGCTCACTGCCGCAGGCATCAGCGTCTACGGTGGCATCAATGCGCCCTACGTGTGGGTGAAAACCCCCAACAGTCTATCCAGTTGGGATTTCTTCGATAAACTACTGCACACCTGCCACGTGGTGGGCACCCCCGGTTCGGGCTTTGGGGCCGCTGGGGAAGGCTACTTCCGCATCTCCGCCTTCAACAGCCGCGAGAACGTCGTAGAAGCCATGCGCCGCGTCACCGAGAAGTTCCGGGCCTAGGCTTCTGCCGTCCTAGAGCTGAACCCTTGGCCACGGGGATGGTGCTGTATCGCCATGGCAGTGCCATCCCTCGGCCTCGGTTCAGCGTTGCTGAGGATCCACGCACCAGGCCGCCAACCCAGCCAAGTGTAGGCAGGCATTGAGCACGACCACGTCATCCTCTAGGCCAGCGGGCGACTCGAAATCTGGGTCATCGTCATCGGTTTCCACAAAGTAAAGCATGGCCCCCTTCAGCCAAGGCTGCGATACGGCAGGCAGGGTAGCCCACTGGCCCAGCAAGCGGTCATAGGTCGTGGCTAGGGCTTCGGCTTGGGCTAGATTGACCAAAGAACTCCCCTGGGCGGCAAAGCGTGCCCGTTGCAGGTGAGCCTGGACGCGATTGCCCAGGTAGGCCAAATCAATCGCGTCGGCCCGTTGGGCACAGCGCACAAGGGCCTCGGAGAGGTTGGCATCCAGCCCCTCCGGCAGTTGAGACAGATCGATAGGCATAGGTGTTTTACGAACGACAACAGGGCCACAGGTGCCCCCATGGCCTAGACTTAGGATGCCCTAAGCCACCCTCTGCCAACGTCTCCTTTACAGAATGCAGCCTAGGAGGACAGGGCAGAGCTACCCCTTAGAACTGATCCTCGGCGCTGGAGATGACCTCTGGGCTAGGCACCCCTGGCGTAGGGGTCGCTGTCGGGGCTGGCTCTGGGGCCAAGGCAACCTCTGCGCCCCTGGCCCCCGCCACACCAGCAACGGCGTCTGGGCTATCAGCGGCACCGAGCGGCCCTACTAGGGGCTCAGCTTGGGGTGGAATGACCTTTGTTTCAGGGAAGGCCGCTGCTGGGATCGTCTCTTTGCCCTGGTCTGGCTCCTGCCCCACCGGAGCAGCCTCGCTTCGGCCCTCCTTCTCCTCGGCAGCAGCGCTCGGGGTCTCAGGCTCCTCCCCTTCGGGCAGGGCTTCCAGCATTTCGTTTACCCCTGGCTCCTCGGCCACCGGAACATCGGCGGGGCTGGGGGATACATCCACAGCTAGCTGGGGGGCTGGAGATCTGGGGGGCGCGGACGGGGCAACCTGGTCAACCATCGGGGCCACCGCTGGATCTGGGCTCAGCGACGTGGGGGCCACCTCCATGGGAGCCGTAGGCACCGCAGGCACCGTGTCGTTCCAGGCTTCGGCGGCAGGGCCAGAGGGGCGCAGGGATTCAACAAGTCGCCGCAGCAAGTCGGGCTGGGTTTGGGCGGCGAGGGTATCGTCTTCGGCCCCAGATCGGTTTTGGGGAACGGGCTTAAACTCCTGCTCTCTGGGCGAAACCTTCGGCCCCCACTCCGGCAAGGTTTGATCCATTTGGTTCAAATCGAGGCCGGATTCGCCTTCGGGTAGAGGCAGTTCGAGGGTATCGCTGGGGGTGTCCTCGGTGGCTGGGGAGCTAGCGTCGTCCGCTTGGATCTGCTCTGTTCCGTCCCCATTGTCTGGCTCCGTCACCTCGGTCTCGACGGGTGCAGGATCGAGGATGAGGATATCCTCAGCGTCGGGGGTGACGAAGGGGCTGCTGGGGTCGAGGTCGGCGGGGGATGGCATGGCCGGAGCGGTCAAATCTAGCACCACGGACGACTGGAGGGGGGTTTCAAACTGGGCAGAGGCTTCCTGAATCCGCTGAAGCACCGCCTGTCCCTCTTGGCCAGACAGGGTTTGGGGCCGAGAGTCGCGAATCCGCACAGGCACAAACTCCACCTGCATTTGATCCTCTTGCAGCGATACCTTCAGCACCGCTGAATCTTGATCGCGCAGGGGCTGGTCAGGCTTAAAGACAAAGT contains:
- a CDS encoding NAD(P)/FAD-dependent oxidoreductase, which produces MKLSSKNLETRLDHVYDAIVVGGGMGGLSAAIYLARYGLSCLVIEKGKGRSVWMQELRNFVGFDPTTPGRDILNHGMKQAVDWGADYLRGFVEAVADEGDTLAVKVKVGKKDSTYPVFRTRYLIAASGVIDVLPKLDDMQNVYDFAGYTLHVCMICDGHDMRDQKAVLIAGSEGQINAAFVMNWFTPYISVLTHGLFEVSDAMKQKLAEHGYPLHESPIVRFHGHKHHLSGVELADGTLVEATTGLVSMGSIYHNHYLKDIQGLEWDGENLVTNTMAQTSHERIFALGDLKQGLNQVSIAVADGTLAATQIWRNIRRASPPRKWEDNIPA
- a CDS encoding carbohydrate ABC transporter permease, which encodes MTSPPHRNLYRLERLPAQIPQAAVPYLFLLPALVALTISVFWPALQAFYLSFTSFGLDLTAPPTWVGLANLKRLMADQVFWQTVRNSLVYLLGVVPVLTFAPLGLAILVNRQLRGIHWLRVAYYSPVVVSMVVAGIAWRWLYAENGLFNQVLTATGLISRGIPWLTSPHLALWSVMLVTIWKGLGYYMVIYLAGLQSIPQDLYEAAAIDGSDGWRRHWDITLPLMRPYLWLVAIISAIAATKVFEEVFIMTQGGPRNSSKTMVYYIYEQAFEKLEISYACTIGLALFLAILALSALRLTLGKGDLTPMN
- a CDS encoding AAA family ATPase, translated to MIPKQITLKNFLSYREASLDFSGLHVVCIAGQNGAGKSSLLEAIGWALWGQSRVASDDDVIHQGAMEARVAFVFQQGDHQYRVMRSRHRQQGATLEFQVQTDQGYRSLTQRSIRATQQLIGHHLKLDYDTFINSAYLRQGGADDLMMKRPSERKAVLARLLKLDRYDVLAERAREQARQAKAEVDLRRQALAGFTATLADYETTLASQTQLEADLQALDRDLADTQAHIQHHQTQAQAHQDRQQQQQIYRQQRDHLLALQQQTQSALAQAEADAHRCQSTIAEAAVILAGVEALAALEAEEHALGQRLQEAQTWQQQLEQVTADYQAQAQALQTRQQKIQSQLEAVLAQRQELADTLNQTENVKAACDQLAVAKARLKHLDALQLQVGPLRQRQQQLQAQLQRQETRLQTRLEEAQSALDQGHQAQAQQPPLEVSAQAVEQTLSYLEQRQVYQDQVRDKGLERRSFVAMLQAKQRDCETQMAEIAQKLSMLGQPDALCPLCDRPLDGPHRSLVTDRQRHQQQDLQDQIWVIREQLAASEREIQVLRQEYRAVEAELALYGPVFHRQGQIDAQRASQISTQQRLRELETECVQLRQSLQERTFAPDLQAELGQIEHTLHQLAYDDRDHALARGQVNRLRWADLKQHDLTQAQQRQRRLREQQRQLEQALVDIDSQQAELDQGAMAEEIQVLQARLQPLKADLARYHGVRQALGEAQGWHRRQQDLAQARQQWPLIEQRCAELRRQQHDQQQTLAQITAQIEQGQPPTPAHDSTDLDRLTQRLATLQQKRDYLLAQVGALAQVQHHQAALQAQIDQQQQDLALAQQRQQVYQELALAFGRKGIQAAIIENLLPQLEAEANHLLGRLSHHQLHLRFVTQRASKGRHGKRIETLDILIADAQGTRPYETYSGGEAFRINFALRLALARILAQRSGLALQLLIIDEGFGSQDPQGCDQLIAAINVIAADFACILAVTHIPHLREAFPTRLDITKTVQGSQIALSV
- a CDS encoding LL-diaminopimelate aminotransferase, yielding MATINDNYLKLKAGYLFPEIARRVNAFVEANPDAPIIKLGIGDVTEPLPEACRNAMIQAVQDMGDRGSFKGYGPEQGYGWLREKIAQHDFQARGCDIDASEIFISDGSKCDCGNILDIFGDNNSIAVTDPVYPVYVDTNVMAGHTGEVNDKGEYEGLVYLPISAENNFTASIPSEKVDLIYLCFPNNPTGAVATKEHLQAWVNYARAHGSIILFDAAYEAFITDPTIPHSIYEIEGARECAIEFRSFSKNAGFTGTRCALTVVPKALKGKAADGSEVELHGLWNRRQSTKFNGVSYLVQRGAEAVYSPEGQAQTKALIDFYMENARIIREQLTAAGISVYGGINAPYVWVKTPNSLSSWDFFDKLLHTCHVVGTPGSGFGAAGEGYFRISAFNSRENVVEAMRRVTEKFRA